In one window of Deinococcus hopiensis KR-140 DNA:
- a CDS encoding carboxypeptidase-like regulatory domain-containing protein, which translates to MHQTPHSALALLALSLTAPALAGPAKSTPWVMTGVVRNAAGQPLEGVEVSAHNTVYYNVNVLARTDRQGRYRLDLPHEIGTWAPYATLKRSWGNQTFIFTVYPDDDSAFAARDGGVRDFVWRVQGNRGNGVLGQKVNVYYGGGDVDEDSCELTFTPVGPLIDGSTGKTFKRKCGPITDVAVGHYRISATHAPGGTPVPLEVKAEGQGAYADVTVGTFRETLYGIRMELSYRTPQK; encoded by the coding sequence ATGCATCAGACTCCCCATTCGGCCCTGGCCCTCCTCGCCCTCTCGCTCACGGCACCTGCCCTGGCAGGACCAGCGAAGTCAACACCCTGGGTCATGACCGGTGTGGTTCGCAACGCCGCTGGTCAACCCCTGGAGGGAGTGGAGGTCTCCGCCCACAACACCGTCTACTACAACGTGAATGTGCTCGCCCGGACCGACCGACAGGGCCGTTACCGCCTGGACCTGCCGCATGAGATCGGCACCTGGGCCCCCTACGCGACCCTCAAGCGGTCCTGGGGTAATCAGACGTTCATATTCACCGTCTACCCGGACGACGACTCGGCCTTTGCCGCGCGGGACGGTGGGGTGCGCGACTTCGTCTGGCGTGTTCAGGGCAACCGCGGGAACGGCGTGCTCGGCCAGAAGGTCAACGTGTACTACGGGGGTGGGGATGTGGACGAGGACAGCTGTGAGCTGACCTTCACCCCAGTGGGCCCCCTCATCGATGGCAGTACGGGAAAGACCTTCAAGCGCAAGTGCGGCCCCATCACCGACGTGGCCGTGGGCCACTACCGCATTTCGGCGACCCACGCCCCAGGTGGCACGCCCGTACCCCTGGAGGTGAAGGCCGAGGGGCAGGGCGCCTACGCCGATGTCACCGTGGGTACATTTCGCGAGACCCTGTACGGAATCCGCATGGAACTGTCCTACCGCACTCCGCAGAAGTAG
- a CDS encoding ATP-binding protein, translated as MNTASCWRLEVLGKPRLVRPDGQTLRPEGNGLALLTYLALEGPTLRSRLAGLLWPETPEGAARNNLVHLIRRIHRTYGEDLLHADDRVGLSEEVWVDASQLNGSQEDNAGETPPGTLLEEVHFDDRPDLADWLLAWRERLDNVRAERLGRTAARQEESGDLTGALVTTAQLLDFNPVSEEVYRRLMRLHYLSGDRGAALAAFERCRTVLQREFGTGPLPETLALAREVERGTPPAAALNRPRIPLSVLRPPSLIGREPEWARMEEAWEAGQFIILAGEGGMGKSRLARDFAASKGEVVVLEGRPGDALVPYATTTRNLRRVLARVPDLPLEPWMRSSLSRLLPELLDGAPAPTGPDARLHAAIHHVFRMGLAGVSAFVYDDLHLADPASIEAGFVLISSSFPLGQSGGVPRLIATVRPAELPAPTAEIFGQIVGAGHGVRLDLEPLAPEAVGTLLRDLDVPSVREMGPQLARFTGGNPLFLLETVKHLIESPRGDGALPVSARVSQLIEGRLAKLSPAALGAARGAAVLQSDVRIELVAAVLGAPLLDTAAAWEELEEAQVMSGEDFSHDLVRETVLAGIPQSVRRLLGRSTARMLEREGVRGARVARHWLEGGDDEKAAPHLLEAAELARRQGRLREAAAFCEQAADIFEARGSLDGAFEAVYTAMRLTVEISYQAELPRLGERLTGLARTPTQHARAYEARMHRLYEQGDWAGLEALSGTTLDRAREVGDRELQAVCHEALTAVTLFCGRLDEARDHLRQMAQIASELNHGSLHAITHIGLGRVEGFAHRRAALNHFEQALALYTDVSGDQTGQVSALAKMAVMWHELGLAPRALDAAQRAGEVLARLDVDSYYHLAQAHSTFLAQHALGDYRGALATLRGALNLPEQDQVWWRSLLHLDLARLFLTLGAADLARAEVITVEARADLQPLDVPHLLLLKAQTLARRGEEAGAVFDAALAQPGTRLNAYEHARLLLARGPTLSPTRALLDAETALVLAREDELGGVEIAALTRRAQAHLALGQLKQAAEDSAAATQLCAAFTPEFPLGEVLRTHEEVLEALGAPRAPEFRGAAATWLEQAVQNVPEEFQATFLEEYGRRRSPVGHEPAQVAKG; from the coding sequence GTGAACACAGCTTCCTGCTGGCGACTGGAGGTCCTGGGCAAACCGCGTCTGGTCCGGCCCGACGGCCAAACGCTGCGGCCGGAGGGCAACGGTCTGGCCCTTCTGACCTATCTGGCGCTCGAAGGCCCCACCCTGCGGTCTCGCCTGGCGGGGCTGCTGTGGCCCGAAACGCCGGAAGGGGCGGCGCGCAACAACCTCGTCCACCTGATTCGCCGGATTCACCGGACCTACGGCGAGGACCTGCTGCACGCGGATGACCGGGTGGGTCTCTCCGAGGAGGTCTGGGTCGACGCCTCCCAGCTGAACGGGTCCCAGGAGGACAACGCGGGCGAGACCCCACCGGGCACCCTGCTCGAGGAGGTGCACTTCGACGATCGCCCGGATCTGGCTGACTGGCTGCTGGCCTGGCGCGAGCGGCTTGACAACGTGCGGGCCGAGCGGCTGGGACGGACAGCGGCGCGGCAGGAGGAATCGGGCGACCTGACCGGGGCCCTCGTCACCACCGCCCAGCTCCTCGACTTCAATCCGGTGTCGGAGGAGGTCTACCGCCGCCTGATGCGCCTGCATTACCTGTCGGGAGACCGGGGAGCGGCGCTGGCAGCGTTCGAGCGCTGCCGTACGGTGCTGCAGCGCGAGTTCGGTACCGGCCCACTCCCCGAAACGCTGGCGCTTGCCCGGGAGGTCGAGCGCGGCACCCCACCCGCCGCTGCGCTCAACCGGCCCCGCATTCCGCTTAGCGTCTTGCGTCCACCCAGCCTGATTGGGCGTGAGCCCGAATGGGCGCGAATGGAGGAGGCCTGGGAGGCGGGGCAGTTCATCATCCTGGCGGGCGAGGGCGGAATGGGCAAGTCGCGGCTGGCGCGAGACTTCGCCGCCAGCAAGGGGGAGGTGGTCGTGCTGGAGGGCCGACCAGGCGACGCGCTCGTGCCGTACGCCACGACCACCCGCAACCTGCGCCGCGTCCTCGCGCGCGTGCCAGACCTGCCGCTGGAGCCCTGGATGCGGTCCAGCCTCTCCCGCCTGCTGCCCGAATTGCTGGACGGTGCCCCGGCGCCGACCGGGCCAGACGCCCGGCTGCACGCCGCGATTCACCACGTCTTCCGCATGGGGCTGGCAGGGGTGAGCGCCTTCGTGTACGACGACCTGCACCTCGCTGACCCAGCGTCGATCGAGGCGGGGTTCGTGCTGATCTCATCCTCGTTTCCCCTCGGTCAATCGGGGGGCGTGCCCCGGCTGATTGCGACCGTTCGCCCGGCCGAGCTTCCCGCCCCCACCGCTGAGATTTTTGGGCAGATTGTGGGAGCGGGCCATGGCGTGCGGCTGGACCTCGAACCGCTGGCTCCAGAGGCGGTGGGGACGCTGCTGCGCGACCTCGACGTGCCCTCCGTGCGGGAGATGGGACCTCAGCTCGCGCGCTTCACGGGCGGCAATCCCCTCTTTCTGCTGGAAACGGTCAAACACCTCATCGAGAGTCCCCGCGGAGACGGAGCCCTGCCCGTCTCGGCACGGGTCTCGCAGCTGATCGAGGGGCGGCTCGCCAAGCTGTCTCCGGCAGCCCTGGGGGCGGCACGCGGCGCGGCCGTGCTGCAGAGCGACGTGCGCATCGAGCTTGTGGCCGCTGTGCTGGGAGCACCACTGCTCGACACAGCCGCCGCCTGGGAGGAGCTGGAAGAAGCGCAGGTCATGTCGGGCGAGGACTTTTCCCACGACCTCGTGCGGGAAACGGTGCTTGCGGGTATTCCCCAGTCAGTGCGGCGGCTGCTCGGCCGCAGCACGGCACGGATGCTGGAGCGCGAGGGGGTCAGGGGGGCGCGGGTGGCCCGGCACTGGCTGGAGGGAGGCGACGACGAGAAGGCCGCGCCGCACCTGCTGGAAGCGGCCGAGCTGGCGCGGCGTCAGGGACGACTGCGCGAAGCCGCCGCCTTCTGCGAGCAGGCGGCCGACATTTTTGAGGCCCGTGGCAGCCTGGACGGGGCCTTTGAGGCGGTCTACACCGCGATGCGCCTGACGGTGGAGATCTCGTACCAGGCCGAGTTGCCCCGGCTGGGCGAACGGCTCACCGGTCTGGCCCGTACCCCCACGCAGCACGCCCGGGCCTATGAGGCGAGGATGCACCGGCTGTACGAACAGGGCGACTGGGCAGGTCTGGAGGCGCTGTCCGGCACCACCCTGGACCGGGCGCGTGAGGTCGGGGACCGGGAACTACAGGCGGTGTGCCACGAGGCGCTCACGGCGGTTACCCTCTTCTGTGGACGGCTGGACGAGGCGCGGGACCACCTGAGGCAGATGGCGCAGATCGCCAGCGAACTGAATCATGGATCTCTGCACGCCATTACCCACATCGGCCTGGGGCGAGTTGAGGGCTTCGCCCATCGCCGCGCCGCGCTCAACCACTTTGAGCAGGCGCTGGCGCTGTACACCGACGTGTCCGGGGACCAGACCGGGCAGGTGTCGGCCCTCGCCAAGATGGCGGTGATGTGGCATGAGCTCGGCCTGGCCCCCCGCGCGTTGGACGCCGCCCAGCGGGCGGGCGAGGTGCTGGCGCGGCTGGACGTGGACAGCTACTACCACCTGGCGCAAGCGCACAGCACCTTCCTGGCCCAGCATGCGCTGGGTGATTACCGGGGGGCACTGGCGACCCTGCGCGGGGCGCTGAACCTGCCCGAGCAGGACCAGGTGTGGTGGCGCAGCCTCCTTCACCTGGATCTGGCCCGCCTGTTCCTGACGCTGGGCGCAGCAGATCTGGCGAGGGCCGAGGTGATCACCGTGGAGGCACGCGCCGATCTCCAGCCGCTTGACGTACCCCACCTGCTGCTGCTCAAGGCACAGACGCTGGCGCGGCGGGGTGAGGAGGCCGGGGCAGTCTTTGACGCCGCGCTCGCCCAGCCGGGCACACGCCTCAACGCCTATGAACACGCCCGCCTCCTTCTTGCACGCGGGCCGACGCTCTCCCCCACCCGAGCCCTGCTGGACGCTGAGACAGCCCTCGTCCTCGCGCGCGAGGACGAGCTGGGCGGCGTGGAAATCGCAGCCCTCACCCGCCGTGCCCAGGCCCACCTCGCGCTCGGCCAGCTCAAGCAGGCGGCCGAGGACAGCGCCGCAGCCACACAGCTTTGCGCGGCGTTCACCCCAGAATTTCCTCTGGGTGAGGTCTTGCGCACCCACGAGGAAGTGCTGGAAGCCCTGGGCGCTCCCCGGGCACCCGAGTTCCGTGGGGCCGCCGCGACGTGGCTGGAGCAGGCTGTGCAGAACGTCCCAGAAGAATTTCAGGCGACTTTCCTGGAAGAGTACGGGCGCCGCCGCTCGCCTGTGGGGCACGAACCCGCCCAGGTCGCGAAGGGGTAG